Proteins encoded in a region of the Mycobacterium branderi genome:
- the aroC gene encoding chorismate synthase gives MLRWTTAGESHGRALVAVLEGMVAGVAVTSEDIAAQLARRRLGYGRGARMKFERDQVTILAGVRHGSTLGGPIAVEIANTEWPKWEEVMAPDPVDPAALDGARNAPLTRPRPGHADYAGMLKYGFDDARPVLERASARETAARVAAGTVARHFLKQALGVDVLSHVVSIGASQPYDGPPPQPDDLPAIDASPVRAHDKAAEAAMITEIEAAKKDGDTLGGVVEVVAYGLPVGIGSFTSGDNRLDSQLAGAVMGIQAIKGVEIGDGFETARRRGSRAHDEMYPGPDGVVRSTNRAGGLEGGMTNGQPLRVRAAMKPISTVPRALATVDMATGDEAVAIHQRSDVCAVPAAGVVVETMVALVLARAVLEKFGGDSLAETRRNVEGYLRSVAEREPATEVRASG, from the coding sequence GTGTTGCGTTGGACCACTGCCGGTGAATCCCACGGCCGCGCGCTGGTGGCCGTGCTGGAGGGCATGGTCGCCGGGGTGGCCGTCACCTCCGAGGACATCGCCGCCCAGTTGGCGCGCCGCCGACTCGGCTATGGCCGCGGCGCCCGGATGAAATTCGAGCGCGACCAGGTGACCATCCTGGCCGGGGTGCGGCATGGCAGCACGCTGGGCGGGCCGATCGCCGTCGAGATCGCCAACACTGAGTGGCCCAAGTGGGAAGAGGTGATGGCCCCCGACCCGGTCGACCCCGCCGCACTAGACGGGGCCCGCAACGCCCCGCTGACCCGGCCGCGGCCCGGCCACGCCGACTACGCCGGCATGCTCAAGTACGGCTTCGACGACGCCCGGCCGGTGCTGGAGCGGGCCAGCGCCCGCGAGACCGCCGCCCGCGTCGCGGCCGGCACCGTTGCCCGCCACTTCCTCAAGCAAGCGCTCGGCGTCGACGTGCTCTCCCACGTCGTCTCCATCGGCGCATCACAGCCCTACGACGGCCCGCCGCCGCAGCCCGACGACCTGCCCGCGATCGACGCCAGCCCTGTGCGTGCGCATGACAAAGCCGCCGAAGCAGCCATGATCACCGAGATCGAGGCCGCCAAGAAAGACGGCGACACGCTCGGCGGTGTCGTCGAGGTGGTCGCCTACGGCCTGCCCGTCGGCATCGGGTCGTTCACCAGCGGCGACAACCGGCTCGACAGCCAGCTCGCGGGCGCGGTGATGGGCATCCAGGCGATCAAGGGCGTCGAAATCGGCGACGGGTTCGAGACCGCGCGCCGCCGCGGCAGCCGCGCCCACGACGAGATGTACCCCGGGCCCGACGGCGTCGTGCGCTCCACCAACCGGGCCGGTGGGCTGGAGGGCGGCATGACCAACGGCCAACCGTTACGGGTGCGGGCCGCGATGAAGCCGATCTCCACCGTCCCGCGCGCGCTGGCGACCGTCGACATGGCCACCGGCGACGAGGCCGTCGCCATCCACCAGCGCTCCGACGTGTGCGCGGTGCCCGCCGCCGGGGTAGTGGTGGAAACCATGGTGGCCCTGGTGCTGGCCCGCGCGGTGCTGGAGAAGTTCGGCGGCGATTCGCTGGCCGAAACCCGCCGCAACGTCGAGGGCTACTTGCGTTCGGTAGCCGAGCGCGAGCCTGCGACCGAAGTCCGGGCGTCCGGGTAA
- a CDS encoding prepilin peptidase has translation MLAGAVLCWMAALTGYDVRRRRLPNWLTLPGAAAILLAATLAGRGLPALAGALALAAVYLAVHWVSPAAMGAGDVKLALGVGALTGWFGVDVWLLAALGAPLLTAMVALLVGIRSVPHGPSMCLASAMAVGLALW, from the coding sequence ATGCTGGCGGGGGCGGTGCTGTGCTGGATGGCCGCGCTCACCGGCTACGACGTCCGGCGCCGACGGCTGCCCAACTGGCTCACCCTGCCCGGGGCCGCCGCGATCCTGCTGGCTGCGACGCTGGCTGGGCGCGGCCTGCCGGCGCTGGCCGGGGCGCTCGCATTGGCGGCGGTATACCTCGCCGTGCATTGGGTGTCGCCGGCCGCGATGGGTGCCGGCGACGTGAAGCTGGCGCTCGGGGTGGGCGCGCTGACCGGCTGGTTCGGTGTCGACGTGTGGTTGCTGGCGGCGCTCGGCGCGCCGCTGCTCACGGCCATGGTGGCGCTGCTTGTCGGCATCCGCAGCGTGCCGCATGGTCCGTCGATGTGCCTGGCGAGCGCGATGGCTGTGGGCCTGGCTCTCTGGTAG
- a CDS encoding shikimate dehydrogenase — translation MAPARRAGVLGKPIAHSRSPQLHLAAYRAMGLDWTYERIECDAAELPGVVAGFGPEWVGVSVTMPGKFAALRFADEHTARAELVGSANTLVRTQRGWLADNTDVDGVTGALGAASGRAVVAGSGGTAPAVVVALAELGVSGITVVARNPEKAARLVQLGAKVGVPTRFCDLGTPLDQPSLLVNTLPADVAARYAQTLARVPVLLDAIYDPWPTPLADAVAAAGGRVIGGLQMLLHQAFAQVELFTGRPAPREAMAAAVG, via the coding sequence ATAGCGCCCGCTAGACGGGCGGGCGTGCTCGGCAAGCCGATCGCGCATTCACGCTCCCCGCAGCTGCACCTGGCCGCTTATCGCGCGATGGGCCTGGACTGGACTTACGAGCGCATCGAATGCGACGCCGCCGAACTGCCGGGCGTGGTCGCCGGCTTCGGCCCAGAGTGGGTCGGTGTGTCGGTGACGATGCCGGGCAAGTTCGCGGCGCTGCGCTTCGCCGACGAGCACACCGCCCGCGCGGAATTGGTCGGCTCGGCCAACACGCTCGTGCGTACGCAGCGCGGCTGGCTCGCCGACAACACCGACGTCGACGGCGTGACGGGAGCTCTCGGCGCGGCGTCGGGACGGGCAGTAGTCGCGGGGTCGGGTGGCACCGCGCCGGCGGTGGTGGTGGCCCTGGCCGAGCTCGGGGTCAGCGGCATCACGGTGGTCGCGCGGAATCCAGAGAAGGCCGCCCGGCTGGTGCAACTGGGCGCGAAGGTCGGCGTGCCGACCCGGTTCTGTGACCTGGGCACGCCACTTGACCAGCCGAGTTTGTTAGTGAACACGCTGCCGGCCGACGTCGCGGCACGGTATGCGCAGACACTGGCCCGGGTCCCGGTGCTCCTGGACGCGATCTACGACCCGTGGCCGACACCGCTGGCCGACGCGGTGGCCGCGGCGGGTGGTCGGGTCATCGGCGGCCTGCAGATGCTGCTGCATCAGGCGTTCGCGCAGGTCGAACTATTCACAGGCCGGCCCGCGCCGCGAGAGGCAATGGCGGCTGCCGTCGGCTAG
- a CDS encoding endolytic transglycosylase MltG yields MGPPRRVRSRAERLRAERGRRRRRLVSGLATAVLVVVVVAAVFIGSKLWHMFGSQNDYRGSGKQDVVIQVHAGDSTTEIGETLHDVGVVRTVRAFVDAAHGNAAISSIQPGYYRMRTEIPASSAVQRLADPNSRVGRLVIPEGRQLDDTTDVKTNAVTPGIFTLISRATCVDLDGDKHCVPVNDLRAAAASTPPALLEVPGWAVDPVNRMGSDHRRIEGLIAPGTFNVNPSASPQKILSTLISSSAVDYVKSGLVDTAKTMNMSSYDVLVVASLVQREAKPQDFPKVARVIYNRLAEHRTLEFDSTVNYPLDRREVATTDADRAQPTAWNTYLSEGLPETPICSPGTDALSAAEHPEPGDWLYFVTIDAQGTTLFTRDYQQHLANIELAQHNGVLDSAR; encoded by the coding sequence GTGGGGCCGCCCCGACGCGTGCGTAGCCGCGCCGAACGGCTGCGTGCCGAGCGCGGTCGTCGCCGTCGGCGCCTCGTCAGTGGGCTCGCCACCGCCGTGCTCGTCGTGGTGGTCGTCGCGGCCGTCTTCATCGGCTCCAAGTTGTGGCACATGTTCGGCTCGCAGAACGACTACCGCGGCAGCGGCAAACAGGACGTGGTGATCCAGGTCCACGCCGGCGACTCGACCACCGAGATCGGGGAAACCCTTCACGACGTGGGCGTGGTCCGCACGGTCAGGGCGTTTGTCGACGCCGCGCACGGCAACGCCGCTATCTCGTCGATCCAACCCGGGTACTACCGGATGCGCACCGAAATCCCTGCGTCCTCGGCTGTCCAGCGGCTCGCCGACCCCAACAGCCGGGTGGGCCGGCTGGTGATCCCGGAGGGCCGCCAGCTCGACGACACCACCGACGTGAAGACCAATGCCGTCACGCCCGGCATCTTCACCCTGATCTCCCGGGCCACCTGTGTGGACCTCGACGGCGACAAGCACTGCGTTCCGGTCAACGACCTGCGCGCTGCCGCGGCCAGCACACCGCCGGCCCTGCTGGAGGTGCCGGGGTGGGCCGTCGACCCGGTGAACCGGATGGGCAGCGACCATCGCCGGATCGAGGGGCTGATCGCGCCGGGGACGTTCAACGTGAACCCGTCGGCCTCGCCGCAGAAGATCCTCTCGACGCTGATCAGCTCCAGCGCGGTGGACTATGTGAAGTCGGGGCTGGTCGACACCGCCAAGACGATGAACATGTCGTCATACGACGTGCTGGTGGTGGCGTCGCTGGTGCAGCGCGAGGCCAAGCCGCAGGATTTCCCGAAGGTCGCCCGGGTCATCTACAACCGGTTGGCCGAGCACCGCACGCTGGAGTTCGACTCGACGGTGAACTATCCGCTGGATCGCCGCGAAGTCGCCACCACCGACGCCGACCGGGCTCAGCCGACGGCGTGGAACACCTACTTGTCCGAAGGCCTGCCGGAAACGCCGATCTGCTCGCCGGGCACCGATGCGCTGTCCGCCGCCGAGCATCCCGAACCCGGTGACTGGCTGTACTTCGTCACGATCGACGCGCAGGGCACGACGCTGTTCACCCGCGACTACCAGCAGCATCTGGCCAACATCGAGCTGGCCCAACACAACGGTGTCCTCGATAGCGCCCGCTAG
- the ruvX gene encoding Holliday junction resolvase RuvX, whose amino-acid sequence MESSQHRRPDRPGGDDPGRGRRLGVDVGSVRIGVAASDPDGILATPLETVRRDRSGRHVRRLAELVAELDAVEVIVGLPRTLADRTGPSARDAIDLAELLARRIAPIPVRLADERLTTVSAQRSLREAGVRAKGQRGVIDQAAAVAILQGWLDERRTVLEVNGA is encoded by the coding sequence GTGGAATCTTCGCAACACCGCCGGCCGGACCGGCCCGGCGGAGACGATCCCGGACGCGGACGGCGGCTGGGCGTCGACGTCGGCAGCGTGCGCATCGGTGTGGCCGCCAGCGACCCCGACGGCATCCTGGCCACCCCGCTCGAGACGGTCCGCCGGGACAGGTCCGGCCGGCATGTGCGCCGGCTGGCGGAGCTGGTCGCCGAGCTGGACGCGGTCGAGGTGATCGTCGGGCTGCCCCGCACGCTGGCCGACCGCACCGGCCCGTCGGCCCGCGACGCGATCGACCTGGCCGAGCTGCTGGCCCGCCGGATCGCGCCGATCCCGGTGCGGCTGGCCGACGAGCGGCTGACGACCGTCAGCGCGCAGCGGTCGCTGCGCGAGGCCGGTGTTCGGGCCAAGGGCCAGCGCGGCGTCATCGACCAGGCGGCGGCGGTGGCGATCCTGCAGGGCTGGCTCGACGAGCGCCGTACCGTGCTGGAGGTCAACGGTGCGTGA
- the alaS gene encoding alanine--tRNA ligase — protein sequence MQTHEIRKRFLDHFVKAGHTEVPSASVILDDPNLLFVNAGMVQFVPFFLGQRTPPYPTATSIQKCIRTPDIDEVGVTTRHNTFFQMAGNFSFGDYFKRGAIDLAWTLLTNSIDDGGYGFDPEKLWATVYLDDDEAAELWQEVAGLPPERIQRRGMADNYWSMGIPGPCGPSSEIYYDRGPEYGPEGGPLASEERYIEIWNLVFMENERGEGTTKDDYPILGPLPRKNIDTGMGVERVAVLLQGVHNVYETDLLRPVIDTVAAKAPRGYDVGNHDDDVRYRIIADHSRTAAILIGDGVSPGNDGRGYVLRRLLRRVIRSAKLLDIDGPIVGELMATVRDAMGPSYPELVTDFERINRIAVAEETAFNRTLASGSKLFEEVAGATKAKGATVLSGSDAFTLHDTYGFPIELTLEMAGEAGLKVDEAGFRELMAEQRRRAKADAAARKHAHADLSAYRELVDAGPTEFTGFDELTSEARILGIFVDGRRVPVVAHDDAVAADRVELVLDRTPLYAESGGQVADVGTISGTGAGESARAAVTDVQKIAKTLWVHRVNVESGEFVEGDTVVAAVDPGWRKGATQGHSGTHMVHAALRQVLGPNAVQAGSLNRPGYLRFDFNWQGPLTEEQRTQIEEVTNQAVQADFEVHTFTEQLEKAKAMGALALFGESYPDEVRVVEIGGPFSLELCGGTHVHNSAQIGPVTILGESSVGSGVRRVEAYVGLESFKHLAKERALMAGLASSLKVPSEEVPARVANLVERLKAAEKELERARLANARAAATNAAAGAQRIGNVRVVAQRMSAGMTAGDLRSLVGDIRGKLGSDPAVVALIAEGDGDTVPYAVAANPAAQELGLRANDLVKQLAGAVDGRGGGKPDLAQGSGRDPSGIEAALDAVRAEIARVS from the coding sequence GTGCAGACACACGAGATCAGGAAGCGGTTCCTCGATCATTTCGTGAAAGCGGGTCACACGGAGGTGCCGAGTGCCTCGGTGATCCTCGACGACCCCAACCTGCTGTTCGTCAATGCGGGCATGGTGCAGTTCGTGCCGTTCTTTCTCGGCCAGCGCACCCCGCCGTACCCGACGGCCACCAGCATCCAGAAATGCATCCGCACTCCGGATATCGACGAGGTCGGGGTCACCACCCGGCATAACACGTTTTTCCAAATGGCCGGCAACTTCTCGTTCGGCGACTACTTCAAACGCGGCGCGATCGACTTGGCCTGGACGCTGCTGACCAACTCCATCGACGACGGCGGTTACGGGTTTGATCCCGAAAAGCTTTGGGCCACAGTCTATTTGGACGACGACGAGGCCGCCGAGCTGTGGCAGGAAGTGGCGGGCCTGCCGCCCGAGCGGATCCAGCGTCGTGGCATGGCCGACAACTACTGGTCGATGGGCATCCCCGGGCCGTGCGGGCCGTCGTCGGAGATCTACTACGACCGGGGCCCGGAATACGGGCCGGAAGGCGGCCCGCTGGCCAGCGAAGAGCGCTACATCGAGATCTGGAATCTCGTGTTCATGGAGAACGAGCGCGGCGAGGGCACCACCAAGGACGACTATCCGATTCTGGGGCCGTTGCCGCGCAAGAACATTGACACCGGGATGGGTGTGGAGCGGGTCGCGGTGCTGTTGCAGGGCGTCCACAACGTCTACGAAACCGACCTGCTGCGCCCCGTCATCGACACCGTGGCCGCCAAAGCGCCGCGCGGATACGACGTCGGCAATCACGACGACGACGTGCGTTACCGGATCATCGCCGACCACAGCCGTACCGCCGCGATCCTGATCGGCGACGGGGTGAGCCCCGGCAACGACGGGCGCGGCTATGTGCTGCGCCGGCTGCTGCGCCGGGTGATCCGCTCGGCCAAGCTGCTCGACATCGACGGCCCGATCGTCGGCGAGCTGATGGCGACGGTGCGCGACGCGATGGGCCCGTCGTATCCCGAACTGGTGACGGACTTCGAGCGGATCAACCGGATCGCCGTCGCCGAGGAGACCGCGTTCAACCGCACGCTGGCGTCGGGTTCGAAGCTGTTCGAGGAGGTGGCCGGCGCCACCAAGGCCAAAGGCGCGACAGTGCTGTCCGGGTCGGATGCGTTCACGCTGCACGACACCTACGGCTTCCCGATCGAGCTGACCCTCGAGATGGCCGGCGAAGCGGGGCTGAAGGTCGACGAGGCCGGCTTCCGGGAGTTGATGGCCGAGCAGCGCCGCCGCGCCAAGGCTGACGCCGCCGCGCGCAAGCACGCGCACGCCGACCTCTCCGCCTACCGCGAGCTGGTCGACGCCGGGCCGACGGAGTTCACCGGCTTCGACGAATTGACCTCTGAAGCAAGGATTTTGGGCATCTTCGTCGACGGCCGGCGGGTGCCGGTGGTGGCACACGACGACGCGGTCGCCGCCGACCGTGTCGAGCTGGTGCTCGACCGCACCCCGTTGTACGCCGAATCCGGCGGGCAGGTCGCCGACGTGGGAACGATCAGCGGCACCGGTGCCGGGGAAAGCGCCCGGGCGGCGGTCACCGATGTGCAGAAGATCGCGAAAACCCTCTGGGTGCACCGGGTCAACGTGGAGTCCGGCGAATTCGTCGAGGGCGACACCGTCGTCGCGGCCGTCGACCCCGGCTGGCGCAAGGGCGCCACCCAGGGCCACTCGGGCACCCACATGGTGCACGCCGCGCTGCGACAAGTGCTGGGCCCCAACGCCGTTCAGGCCGGGTCGCTGAACCGCCCCGGGTATCTGCGTTTCGACTTCAACTGGCAGGGCCCGCTGACCGAGGAGCAGCGCACCCAGATAGAAGAGGTGACCAACCAGGCCGTGCAGGCCGACTTCGAGGTGCACACCTTCACCGAGCAGCTCGAGAAGGCCAAGGCGATGGGCGCGTTGGCGCTGTTCGGCGAGAGCTACCCAGACGAGGTACGGGTCGTTGAGATCGGCGGGCCGTTCTCGCTGGAGCTGTGCGGCGGCACCCACGTGCACAACTCGGCGCAGATCGGGCCGGTGACGATCCTGGGCGAATCGTCGGTCGGCTCGGGGGTGCGCCGGGTCGAGGCCTACGTCGGGCTGGAGTCGTTCAAGCACCTGGCCAAGGAGCGCGCGCTGATGGCGGGGCTGGCGTCGTCGCTGAAGGTGCCGTCGGAAGAGGTGCCCGCCCGGGTGGCCAATCTGGTCGAGCGGCTCAAGGCGGCCGAGAAGGAACTCGAACGCGCTCGGCTGGCCAATGCCCGCGCCGCTGCGACGAATGCGGCGGCCGGCGCCCAGCGCATCGGTAACGTGCGTGTGGTGGCGCAGCGCATGTCGGCGGGGATGACTGCCGGCGACCTGCGCTCACTGGTCGGCGACATCCGCGGCAAGCTCGGCAGCGACCCCGCGGTGGTCGCGTTGATCGCCGAGGGGGACGGCGACACCGTGCCGTATGCGGTCGCCGCCAACCCTGCGGCCCAGGAGCTGGGCCTTCGGGCTAATGACCTGGTCAAGCAGCTGGCCGGGGCGGTGGATGGGCGCGGCGGCGGCAAGCCCGACCTCGCGCAGGGCTCAGGGAGGGACCCGTCGGGCATCGAGGCGGCGCTCGACGCGGTACGGGCAGAGATAGCGCGGGTCAGCTGA
- a CDS encoding secondary thiamine-phosphate synthase enzyme YjbQ, whose protein sequence is MLDVDTARRRIVDLTDEVRSFCASRSDGLCNVFVPHATAGVAIIETGAGSDDDLVDTLERLLPRDDRYRHAHGSPGHGADHVLPAIVSPSVTVPVAGGEPLLGTWQSVVLVDLNRDNPRRSVRLSFVKG, encoded by the coding sequence GTGCTGGATGTGGACACCGCGCGTCGCCGGATCGTCGATTTGACCGACGAGGTGCGGTCGTTCTGCGCTTCGCGAAGCGATGGCCTGTGCAATGTGTTCGTCCCGCACGCGACGGCCGGGGTGGCGATCATCGAGACCGGCGCCGGTTCCGACGACGACCTCGTCGACACGCTGGAGCGGCTGCTGCCGCGTGACGACCGTTACCGGCACGCACATGGCTCGCCTGGTCACGGCGCCGACCATGTGTTGCCGGCCATCGTGTCGCCGTCGGTGACGGTGCCCGTGGCCGGCGGCGAACCGCTGCTGGGCACCTGGCAGAGCGTGGTGCTCGTCGACCTCAACCGCGACAATCCGCGGCGGTCGGTGCGGCTGAGCTTCGTCAAGGGCTGA
- a CDS encoding antibiotic biosynthesis monooxygenase, with amino-acid sequence MYARSTTIQAQPSSIDAGIAHIRDQVMPALREIDGCIGVSLLVDRESGRCIATSAWENDEAMRASAERVQPIRDLAADMFGGIGSPMVDEWDIAVLHRDHRSQDGTCARVTWVRGDPSRMDQNILYYKTSVLPEMESLEGFCSASLLVDRASGRAVSCATFDSREAMERNRQRASGLKNEKIREAGVEELDEHEFELALAHLRVPELV; translated from the coding sequence GTGTACGCACGCTCTACCACTATTCAGGCGCAACCCTCCTCGATCGACGCGGGAATTGCGCACATTCGCGATCAGGTAATGCCCGCGCTCCGGGAAATAGACGGATGCATCGGTGTGTCGCTGTTGGTTGACCGCGAGTCCGGCCGCTGCATCGCCACCAGCGCGTGGGAGAACGACGAGGCGATGCGCGCCAGCGCTGAGCGGGTGCAGCCCATCCGGGACCTGGCGGCCGACATGTTCGGCGGCATCGGCAGCCCGATGGTCGACGAGTGGGACATCGCGGTGTTGCACCGGGACCACCGGTCGCAGGACGGCACCTGCGCGCGGGTGACCTGGGTTCGCGGCGACCCGTCGCGGATGGACCAAAACATCTTGTACTACAAGACGTCGGTGCTGCCCGAGATGGAATCCCTCGAGGGATTCTGCAGCGCCAGTCTTTTGGTGGACCGTGCCTCGGGACGCGCCGTCTCGTGCGCGACGTTCGACAGCCGCGAAGCGATGGAGCGCAACAGACAGCGGGCAAGCGGCTTGAAGAACGAGAAGATCCGCGAAGCGGGCGTCGAGGAACTCGACGAGCACGAGTTCGAGCTTGCGCTGGCGCATCTGCGGGTGCCCGAGCTGGTGTGA
- a CDS encoding HpcH/HpaI aldolase/citrate lyase family protein, producing the protein MLLRRSELAVPASNDHMFAHAAASQADLVFLDLEDAVAPAHKETARAKAIAALNELDWGRTVRAIRINGLDTRWCHDDIIDVVTEAREHLDTIIVPKVRTAREVWWVDVLLTQLEAKLELRRPIALEVLIEEVEGLANAEQIATASTRLDALIFGVGDYSLSQGARVDTNFVPLGDYPGDFWHYARTKVLVAARIAGIEAIDAPYPDYRDLEGYERDARRAALLGYTGKWAIHPSQVPVANRVYSPTPEEIALAERNVAAYRDGEADGLGAVGVNGVLVDAAHVKMAQATLARAALIDRGSG; encoded by the coding sequence ATGTTGTTACGCCGCTCCGAGCTGGCCGTGCCCGCCAGCAACGACCACATGTTCGCCCACGCCGCCGCATCGCAGGCCGACCTGGTGTTCCTCGACCTGGAAGACGCCGTGGCACCCGCACACAAGGAGACCGCGCGCGCCAAAGCCATTGCGGCACTGAACGAACTCGACTGGGGACGCACCGTCAGGGCGATCCGGATCAACGGCCTAGACACCCGCTGGTGCCACGACGACATCATCGACGTCGTCACCGAGGCCCGCGAGCACCTCGACACGATCATCGTCCCCAAGGTGCGCACCGCCCGCGAGGTCTGGTGGGTTGACGTGCTGCTGACCCAGTTGGAGGCCAAGCTCGAGTTACGCCGCCCGATCGCCCTGGAGGTGCTGATCGAGGAGGTCGAGGGGCTGGCCAACGCCGAGCAGATCGCCACCGCCAGCACCCGGCTGGACGCGCTGATCTTCGGCGTCGGCGACTACTCGCTGTCGCAGGGCGCGCGAGTGGACACCAACTTCGTCCCGCTCGGCGACTACCCCGGCGACTTCTGGCACTACGCGCGCACCAAGGTGCTCGTCGCCGCACGGATCGCCGGCATCGAGGCGATCGACGCGCCCTACCCGGACTACCGCGACCTCGAGGGCTACGAGCGCGACGCCCGCCGCGCCGCGCTGCTCGGATACACCGGCAAATGGGCGATTCACCCGAGTCAGGTGCCCGTTGCCAACCGGGTGTATTCGCCGACCCCGGAGGAGATCGCGCTGGCCGAACGCAATGTCGCCGCCTACCGCGACGGCGAGGCCGACGGGCTGGGCGCGGTGGGAGTGAACGGTGTGCTCGTCGACGCCGCCCATGTCAAGATGGCGCAGGCGACGCTGGCACGCGCCGCGCTGATCGACAGGGGAAGCGGATGA